The stretch of DNA CGGCGTCGTCGGGGTCCCTCGTCACGAGGTCGTCGTCGACGCCCGGATCGCCGGTCTCGTGGTCCGCGATGTCGATCGAGAACTCCTCGTCGCTCATCGCCCCCTCCGTACCGGTTTCCCGCTAGTCGTCATCGGTCGCCACCTCCGCCTCGGGACCCTCCCCGCCGGCGAGGTCGATCCCCGTGACTGCGGAGACGTTGTCCTCCTGCATCGTGACACCGATCGCGCGCTCGGAGCGGTCCAGCAGCGCCGAGCGGTGGCTGACGACGACGAACTGCGCGTCGCCCGCGAGGTCGTCGACCATCTCGCCGACGCGCTCGGCGTTGACCGCGTCGAGGAACGCGTCGATTTCGTCCAGCGCGTAGAACGGCGCGGGGTTGTGCCGCTGGATCGCGAAGATGAAGGCGAGCGCGGTCAGGGACTTCTCCCCGCCGCTCATCGCGTCCAGCCGCTGGACGGGCTTGTCCGCGGGCTGGGCCTTCATCGTCAGCCCCTCCTCGAACGGGTTCTCGGGATCTTCGAGCACGAGCTCGCCCGACCCGTCGGAGAGCCGGGAGAAGATGCGCTGGAACTGCTCGTCGATCGCCTCGAAGGCGTCCATGAACGTCTGTTTCTTCTGCTGTTCGAACCCCTCGATGCGATCCTCGATCCCGTCGCGCTCCTCGACTAGCACCTCGCGCTGCTCACGGAGCTCGTCGAGGTCCGACTCGACCTCGTCGTACTCGTCGATCGCGAGCATGTTCACCGGCTCCAGCTCTTCCATCGCCTCGCTCAGGCGCTCGATCTCCGCCTCGACCTCGTCGTGGGGCGGGATCTCGTCGGCGTCGTACTCGCCGACCTGACTCTCGAGGTCGGAGATCTCCTCGCTCAGCGCGACCGCGCTGCGCTTGAGCGAGTCGAGCCGGTTCTCGACGCGGTCGACCTCGTCCTGTCGGTCGTTGCGCTCGCTGCGGGCCTCGCGCACGTCGGCTTTGAGCGCCTCGCGCTCCTCTTTGAGCTCGGCGAGCTGCTCTTCGAGTTCGGCGACCTTCTCGTGTTTCTCCTCGAGTACTTCCTCCTTCTCCTCGATCTCCGCCTCGAACTCCTCGATGTCGCTCTCCAGTTCGGCCTTCCGGTTCTGGGCCTCCTCGACGGTGTCGTGGAGGTCCTCGAGCGACTCCTCGGCGTACTCCTTCTCGCGTCGCTTGTCTCCCAGTTCGGCGTCGAGGTCGTCGCTGCGGTCCTCCAGCTCGTCGATCTCCTCGCGGATCTCCTCGGCCCGCGCGGAGAGCTCGGGGATCTTCGAGTCGGCCATCTCGGTCTCGATCTCCTCGATGGACGCCTCGGCGGCCACGATCCGCTCGTCGAGGTCCGCGATCTCCTCGTCGAGCTCGGTCATCTCCTCGTCGACTGCCTCCCGTTCCTCGCGGAGTTCGGCGAGCTCGTCCTCGATATCCTCGATCCGGGCCTCCGCCTCCGTCACGTCCTCCTCGGCGTCTTCCACGTCGGTCTCGATCTCGCGAACCTTCTCGGCCGCGGCGCTCTTGCGCTCGCGGGCGTCGGTGAGGTCGGCCTCCACCTCGTCGAGGTCGTCCTGGATCGACTGGCGCTCGTCTTCGAGGTCGTGGATCTGCTCGGCCAGCCGTTCGAGCCGGCCGCCGCCGGATTTCGAGAACGAGTAGCGCGAGCCGCCGCCGGAGCCGCCGGTCATGGCGCCGGATTTCTCGACGAGGTCGCCGTCGAGGGTGACCATCCGGAAGTCGCCCATGAAGTGGCGGGCGGTCTCCATGTCCTCGACGACCAGCGTCGAGCCGAGGACGTAGGAGAAAATGCCCGAGTAGCGGTCGTCATAGTCCACCAGTTCGCGGGCGAAGCCGACGACGCCGGGGTCGTTCGGCTCCCGAGGGAGGCTGCGGTCGTCCATCTCCGTCATCGGGAGGAACGTCGCCCGGCCCGCGTTCCGCGACTTCAGGTAGTCGATGCAGTCCGAACCCACGCCGTCGTCGTCGACGACGACGTTCGCGAGCCGGCCGCCGGCGGCGGTCTCACACGCCTCGGCGTACTCACGCGGGACCGACGCCAGTTCGCCCACGGGACCGTGGACACCGCGTTTCCCGGCGTTCTTGATCGCCGTGACGGCGCGGGGCCACGACGTGTCGCCGCTGTCGCTCGCTTTGGCTTCGAGTTCTGCGTACTCGTTGCGCAGCTCGCGGAGCTCCTCGTCCACCTCGGAGATGTCGCCGTTGAGCTCCTGCTTGCGCCCCTTGAGCTCCTCGACCATCGACGCCGCGGTGGATTCGTTCTTCTCGGCTTTGTCCAGCTCCGAGCGGAGGTTCGACACGCGTGCCCGGAGATCTGGCAGCGAGTCCCGGACCTCTTGGAGCTCGTCCTCGCGGTCGCTGACGCGGTTCGAGCGCCGCCGAGCCTCGTCGAGCAGGCGGTCCTTCTCGCGCTGTTTTCCGTTTTTCTCCTCGCGCAGCGCCTCCAGTGCCTCCTTCTCGCGTTCGAGTTCGGCTTTGAGTTCGTCGAACGCGGTGTCGACGTTCTCGATCTCCGTCTCGACCTCTTGGAGGTCGCTCTCCTTCGAGACGATGTCGCTTTTGACGTTCGCCTTCTCGACTTTCAGGTCGCGGATCTCGTCTTCCAGTTCCTCGATCTCCTCTTCCTTCCGGTCGATGTCGACGAACGCGCTGCGGCGCTCGGCTTCTGCCTCCTCGATGCGCTCTCTGCTGGCCTCGATGCGGTCCTCCAGTCGGGCGATCTCGCCTTTGACCTCCTCGATCTCGCCTTTCACCCGGAGCTGTTCGTCCTCGCCGGTACGCTCGATCTCGGAATCGAGCTCGTCGAGTTCGGCCTCCAGCCGGCTCAGCTTCCCCTCGGCCTCGTCGAGTGCGGCCTGCTTCTCTTCGAGCTTCGTCTCCGCGGTCTCGATCTTCGCCTCGGTCCCTTCGAGATCCTCGCGCTTGTCCTCCAGTTCGGCCGCCCGGAGGTAGCCCTCGTACTCCTCGCGCTCCTCGCGGAGCTCCTGATACTCGAGGGCGGTCTCGCGCTCGTCGGCCAGTTGCTCCAACCGCGACTCCTTCTCCTCGATCCGGAGCTCGGCCTCGTCGATGCGCTCCTCGACGATCTCAAGCTCCTCGCGGGCGGAGGCTTTCTTCTCGTCGAACTCGGCGACGCCCGCGATCTCGTCGATGATCCCCCGACGCTGGTAGGGGGTCATGTTGATGATCTCGGTCACGTCGCCCTGCATCACGACGTTGTACCCCTCCGGGGTGATGCCGGCCTGTGCGAGCAGGTCCTGAATGTCCGAGAGGTTCGTCGATCGGCCGTTGAGGTAGTAGTAGGAGTAGTAGTTGTCCTCGGTCTCTTTCACCCGGCGCTTGACCGTGATCTCGTCCACGTCGCCGACGTTCTCGCTGCCGGCGGCGGCGGTCACCTGCGAGCGGCTGAGGGTGCCGTCGGAGTTGTCCAGCACGACCGTCACCGACGCCTCCCGCGGACCGTCGGTGTCGCTCCCCTCGCCGCCGGGGTTGTAGATCAGGTCGGTGAGCTTCTCCGCGCGGATCCCCCGCGTTCGCGCGAGCCCCAGCGCGAACAGCACCCCGTCGATGATGTTGGACTTTCCCGAGCCGTTCGGGCCGGTGATGACGGTGAAGTCCTCGTAAAACGGGATGTGGGTCTCGCGCCCGAAGCTCTTGAAGTCGTCCAGAACGAGTTCCTGAATGTGCATACGGCCTCAGGCGACGATGATGTCGTCGCCGTCGTCGTCGTCGGATTCCTCCTCCTCGGCGGCGGCCTCCTCGGCGCCGTCGTCCCCCTCGGCGACGAACTCGGCGTCGCGGCGCTCGGCGCCGCGAGCCTGCGCCTGCTGTTCGGCGGTCGTCTGCCCCTCCGGCTCGCTCTCGTCGGCTTCGAGGGCGTCGGTCGTCTCCTCGAGCTGCCGGACGCGCTCTTTGGTCTCCACGAGTTCCTCGGTCAGCCCGTCGACCGCTGCCTGTAGCTCCGCCACCTGCGACTCGAGATCCTCGCCTCGGTTGCTCATGGGCGGATTACCGAGGCCACCTGTATAAAGCCACGGACGGGGATTCGCCGATCGATAAACCGCATATCGAGATATCGAACTCCGGCCGAGTCAGTCGAGCGGGACAGTGCTCTCGGTGACGCCGGCCGAGAACAGGTCGGGCCACGAGCCCTCGGCCTCGGCGTCGTCAAGAAGGGTATCCCGGTAGACGTACCCGCCACAGTCGTCCGCGTCGGCAGTCGCGACCCACTCGCCGAGTGTCTCCCACGTCGCCCAGTCGCCGCCCAGCCCGATTGCGTGGAAGGCTCCCGGGAACGCCCCGTTGTTACGCTCGCGTTCGTAGACCGATCGGTAGCCGTCGGGGCCACCGACCAGCTCGAGGTCGTCAAGCGCGAGGCCATCGAAGAACGTCGCCGCCGTCACGGCGGTAGGGTGTTCCGTAGCGTACGCCGTCGTCGCGTACTGGCCGCCGATCGGGACAGCCTGTACCCGTTCGGATATGGCTTCCTCGACCGCCTCTAGGTTGTCAGAACCGGGCGGAGCCCCCGGCGACAGAAACACGGTGGAGGCATCCAAGCTGCCACCCCCGCTCCCATCGTCGTGGAGTGACGCTATCGGTGCGCGCTCGTCGGCGTCGAGCATGCGATCGGTGAAGTCGGCGAACCGACGGGTGACCGCATCCAACTGCTCGCCCACGAGCGCCGTTTCATCGATCGCTGCAGGGTTGGTGACGGGGCCATCCCACTCGATTAGTTTCCGGCTCACGTAGGGGTTGTCGGCTCCACGGAGGTCGATTCCGGGATCGAACTCCGGCTCGTACCGCCCCTCATACCGCTGCGCGAACTCGGCGCCGGTGACAGCCTGCCCCTCGGTGTGTGGGTCGGGGTTGGGGAGCTCCGCAGACGCGGACTCGCCGACCGTGAGTTCCCGGAGGAGTTCGAGACGGTCGAGCGTCCCCGTGAGCTCGTCGCCGTCGCCGCCCGTGAGCGCGTGGAGTCGGTCGACGGTTCGCCGGTAGGTCGTCCGGACGGGCGACAGGTACGCGTCGTACAGCGTCGCCGCGGGGGCGGCGTCCGGTTGGGTCGTGCGCTCGATCGCGTGGAGCTCCTCCGTTGGGAACAGCGACTCGAACAGCGTATCGACGTCCTCGGCGTCACTGCGCTTGAGCGCGTCCCGTAGTCCGGCCTCGGTCTCGGGCTCCGTCGGCTCCGGGACCGAGACGTGCGTCGACTCGCCCACCGTTCGCTCGAACTGCGGCGGGTCGGCGCCGCCGAACAGCGCCGTGAACGCGTCGACGACGTTCTCGACCGCGTCGTCGTGGCGTGCCGCGATCTCGTCTTCCCGGCGGAGCGGTTCGGGCGAGAACTCGATGCGGAACGCCGCCTCTCCCGTGACTGTCAGGGGTTCGACGTCGAACCACGCCGTCTCGGCAATCGCCGTGATGTGGTCCTCGT from Halolamina sediminis encodes:
- the smc gene encoding chromosome segregation protein SMC; this translates as MHIQELVLDDFKSFGRETHIPFYEDFTVITGPNGSGKSNIIDGVLFALGLARTRGIRAEKLTDLIYNPGGEGSDTDGPREASVTVVLDNSDGTLSRSQVTAAAGSENVGDVDEITVKRRVKETEDNYYSYYYLNGRSTNLSDIQDLLAQAGITPEGYNVVMQGDVTEIINMTPYQRRGIIDEIAGVAEFDEKKASAREELEIVEERIDEAELRIEEKESRLEQLADERETALEYQELREEREEYEGYLRAAELEDKREDLEGTEAKIETAETKLEEKQAALDEAEGKLSRLEAELDELDSEIERTGEDEQLRVKGEIEEVKGEIARLEDRIEASRERIEEAEAERRSAFVDIDRKEEEIEELEDEIRDLKVEKANVKSDIVSKESDLQEVETEIENVDTAFDELKAELEREKEALEALREEKNGKQREKDRLLDEARRRSNRVSDREDELQEVRDSLPDLRARVSNLRSELDKAEKNESTAASMVEELKGRKQELNGDISEVDEELRELRNEYAELEAKASDSGDTSWPRAVTAIKNAGKRGVHGPVGELASVPREYAEACETAAGGRLANVVVDDDGVGSDCIDYLKSRNAGRATFLPMTEMDDRSLPREPNDPGVVGFARELVDYDDRYSGIFSYVLGSTLVVEDMETARHFMGDFRMVTLDGDLVEKSGAMTGGSGGGSRYSFSKSGGGRLERLAEQIHDLEDERQSIQDDLDEVEADLTDARERKSAAAEKVREIETDVEDAEEDVTEAEARIEDIEDELAELREEREAVDEEMTELDEEIADLDERIVAAEASIEEIETEMADSKIPELSARAEEIREEIDELEDRSDDLDAELGDKRREKEYAEESLEDLHDTVEEAQNRKAELESDIEEFEAEIEEKEEVLEEKHEKVAELEEQLAELKEEREALKADVREARSERNDRQDEVDRVENRLDSLKRSAVALSEEISDLESQVGEYDADEIPPHDEVEAEIERLSEAMEELEPVNMLAIDEYDEVESDLDELREQREVLVEERDGIEDRIEGFEQQKKQTFMDAFEAIDEQFQRIFSRLSDGSGELVLEDPENPFEEGLTMKAQPADKPVQRLDAMSGGEKSLTALAFIFAIQRHNPAPFYALDEIDAFLDAVNAERVGEMVDDLAGDAQFVVVSHRSALLDRSERAIGVTMQEDNVSAVTGIDLAGGEGPEAEVATDDD
- a CDS encoding DUF7518 family protein, which translates into the protein MSNRGEDLESQVAELQAAVDGLTEELVETKERVRQLEETTDALEADESEPEGQTTAEQQAQARGAERRDAEFVAEGDDGAEEAAAEEEESDDDDGDDIIVA